From a region of the Leucoraja erinacea ecotype New England chromosome 6, Leri_hhj_1, whole genome shotgun sequence genome:
- the zic2a gene encoding zinc finger protein ZIC 2a, which yields MLLDAGPQFPTLGVGTFARHHHHHHHHHATADMSDRDLAMSQNTFVDSAHMGAFKLNAGVHHDPSAAQTSAFSAQAAAGPGYPSALAPHAAHVGSYSGAAFNSTRDFIFRSRGYTDSSPGSGQHGIFGPSPGGLHHPHSDTSAHILFPGIHEQGASHPSPNAHVLNGQMRLGLAGEVFGRSDQCPRTDPFSAAQVHHHHHNYGQMNMNMGMNMATHRGAGAFFRYMRQPIKQELICKWVDPEQLANPKKSCNKTFSTMHELVTHVSVEHVGGPEQTNHICFWEECVREGKPFKAKYKLVNHIRVHTGEKPFPCPFPGCGKVFARSENLKIHKRTHTGEKPFKCEFENCDRRFANSSDRKKHMHVHTSDKPYLCKMCDKSYTHPSSLRKHMKVHEASQGSESSPAASSGYESSTPPVLVSPSAEPPNSNNLSPASTAVHTNVGISSNFNEWYV from the exons ATGCTGCTGGATGCGGGACCGCAGTTCCCCACCCTCGGGGTGGGCACCTTCGCGaggcaccaccaccaccaccaccaccaccacgccACCGCCGACATGTCCGACCGGGATCTGGCCATGTCTCAGAACACCTTTGTCGACTCGGCGCACATGGGCGCCTTCAAGCTGAATGCCGGCGTCCACCACGACCCGTCCGCTGCCCAGACCTCGGCTTTCAGCGCACAAGCGGCGGCCGGCCCGGGATACCCGTCCGCTTTAGCTCCCCACGCCGCTCATGTCGGCTCCTACTCGGGCGCCGCTTTCAACTCCACGCGGGACTTTATCTTCCGCAGCCGCGGCTACACCGACTCGAGCCCGGGCTCCGGGCAACACGGTATCTTCGGACCGAGCCCAGGGGGCTTACATCACCCACATTCGGACACCTCGGCACATATTCTGTTCCCCGGCATCCACGAACAAGGAGCATCGCATCCGTCTCCAAACGCGCACGTCCTGAACGGCCAAATGCGCTTGGGGCTGGCCGGTGAAGTATTCGGGCGCTCGGACCAGTGTCCCAGGACTGACCCCTTCTCGGCTGCCCAGgtgcaccaccaccaccacaattaTGGACAGATGAATATGAACATGGGTATGAATATGGCAACGCATCGCGGTGCAGGAGCCTTCTTCCGATACATGCGGCAACCCATCAAGCAGGAACTCATCTGTAAGTGGGTCGATCCCGAGCAACTGGCCAACCCCAAAAAGTCCTGCAACAAAACCTTCAGCACTATGCACGAGTTGGTCACCCACGTTTCGGTGGAGCATGTCGGAGGTCCGGAGCAGACCAACCACATCTGCTTCTGGGAAGAGTGCGTCCGGGAAGGCAAGCCTTTCAAAGCCAAATACAAATTGGTGAATCACATCAGGGTTCACACCGGCGAGAAGCCGTTCCCCTGCCCGTTTCCCGGCTGCGGCAAAGTTTTCGCCAGGTCAGAGAACTTAAAAATCCACAAACGCACCCACACAG GTGAAAAACCATTTAAGTGCGAATTTGAAAACTGTGACAGGCGTTTCGCCAACAGCAGCGACAGGAAGAAGCACATGCATGTGCACACTTCAGATAAGCCCTATCTGTGCAAGATGTGTGACAAGTCATACACTCACCCCAGCTCTCTGAGGAAACACATGAAG GTCCATGAAGCATCTCAAGGTTCTGAGTCCTCACCAGCAGCCAGCTCTGGCTATGAATCGTCCACTCCACCAGTCCTGGTCTCACCGTCTGCCGAACCTCCAAACAGCAATAATTTATCCCCCGCCTCTACTGCCGTGCATACCAACGTCGGCATCTCTTCCAACTTCAATGAGTGGTATGTGTAA